One Cucumis sativus cultivar 9930 chromosome 1, Cucumber_9930_V3, whole genome shotgun sequence DNA segment encodes these proteins:
- the LOC101205122 gene encoding uncharacterized membrane protein YMR155W, producing the protein MEERKNWRFVKQVVEGRWFTIFASFLVMIGCGSPYLFGTYSKLLKTKFNYNQTQLNTLGFAKDLGSNLGVFAGLFAEVAPPWLLFLIGLTLNFFSYFMIWLSVTDYVPKPELWLMFFYIYISANAQNFPNTVVMVTNVRNFPDQRGIILGLLKGFVGLGGAIFTQIYYSIYGNLDPSHLVLLLSWLPSTVYFLVFLSIRIIQAPKYPHERKVFYHFLYIAITIAIFILFLTITQRNTVFSHGNYIGGVVVIVVLISLPLLIAIKEEFFLFKLNQQTKDPSVVSIPVQKLEEIPETSLPLSLSNNLSNPQRGEDFSILQALFSIDMTLIFIATISACGSSVAAIDNLGQIAESLDYPPQSVSVFVSWISIFNFFGRVCSGFVSEYFMSKHKLPRPLFFGLSQLLTCIGLLFIAFPHAKSVYVASLIIGFGFGAQTPLLFTLISDLFGLKHFSTLLNCGQLAVPFGSYLMNVHVVGRFYDMEAIRIGNVKNGKGLTCKGAHCFSESFIILVGVTTFGAMASFVLAYRTREFYKGDIYKRYRDEQMWVKLKDDQHTKKVDDGSK; encoded by the coding sequence atggaagaaagaaaaaattggaggTTTGTGAAACAAGTTGTGGAAGGACGATGGTTTACCATATTTGCATCGTTTCTTGTCATGATTGGCTGCGGTTCACCTTACTTGTTTGGAACATACTCCAAACTTTTGAAgaccaaatttaattacaatcaAACTCAACTCAACACCTTAGGCTTTGCTAAAGACCTCGGTTCTAACCTTGGAGTTTTTGCCGGACTTTTTGCCGAGGTTGCTCCCCCATGGTTGCTTTTCCTTATAGGCTTAACCCTAAACTTCTTCAGCTACTTCATGATATGGCTCTCTGTTACTGACTATGTTCCAAAGCCTGAACTGTGGCTAATGTTTTTTTACATCTACATTTCAGCTAATGCACAAAACTTTCCCAACACCGTTGTTATGGTCACAAATGTTAGAAACTTTCCTGATCAAAGAGGCATTATTTTAGGCCTTCTCAAGGGCTTCGTGGGCCTTGGTGGAGCCATTTTTACTCAGATCTATTATAGCATTTATGGTAACTTAGATCCTAGCcatcttgttcttcttctttcatggCTACCCTCCACTGTATAtttcttggtttttctttcaattagaATCATCCAAGCTCCCAAGTACCCCCATGAACGCAAAGTGTTTTACCACTTTCTTTACATAGCCATAACAATAGCAATTTTCATCTTGTTTCTCACCATAACACAACGAAACACCGTCTTCTCTCACGGTAACTACATCGGTGGAGTCGTTGTCATTGTCGTCTTAatctctctccctcttttAATCGCAATTAAAGAAgagttttttctcttcaaactCAACCAACAAACCAAAGATCCTTCAGTTGTTTCAATTCCTGTTCAAAAACTCGAGGAAATTCCCGAAACTTCTTTGCCATTGTCTCTGTCGAACAATTTATCTAACCCCCAAAGAGGGGAAGATTTCAGTATCTTGCAAGCTTTGTTTAGCATAGATATGACACTTATTTTCATAGCAACAATTTCAGCTTGTGGTTCATCGGTTGCTGCCATTGACAATCTTGGCCAGATCGCCGAGTCACTTGACTATCCGCCACAATCCGTAAGCGTCTTTGTTTCATGgatttccattttcaatttcttcggTCGGGTTTGCTCCGGTTTTGTCTCTGAATATTTTATGTCCAAACACAAATTACCTCGTCCTCTTTTCTTTGGCCTTAGCCAGCTTCTTACCTGCATTGGATTGCTCTTCATTGCCTTTCCTCATGCAAAATCAGTGTATGTAGCTTCATTGATTATTGGGTTTGGATTTGGAGCTCAAACTCCATTGCTATTTACCTTAATCTCTGATCTCTTTGGCCTAAAACATTTCTCCACACTTCTCAATTGTGGGCAATTGGCAGTCCCATTTGGATCTTATCTAATGAATGTTCATGTAGTAGGGAGGTTTTATGATATGGAAGCAATTAGAATTGGTAATGTGAAGAACGGGAAGGGTTTAACTTGCAAGGGAGCTCATTGTTTCAGTGAATCTTTCATAATTTTGGTTGGAGTGACAACGTTTGGTGCCATGGCTTCGTTTGTGTTGGCTTATAGGACTCGAGAGTTTTATAAAGGGGATATATATAAGAGATATAGAGATGAGCAAATGTGGGTTAAACTAAAGGACGATCAACACACAAAGAAAGTTGATGATGGAAGCAAATAA
- the LOC101217765 gene encoding protein NUCLEAR FUSION DEFECTIVE 4 — translation MVAQLPPRSDAGHSCRPLQFPLQVITGRWFTVFATFLIMAGAGATYLFGVYSKQIKSALGYDQTTLNLMGFFKDLGANVGVLSGLVAEVTPTWFVLLLGSALNFTGYFMIWLAVSGRIAKPKVWQMCLYICVGANSQNFANTGALVTCIQNFPESRGAMMGLLKGFTGLSGAILTEIYRAVYADDATALILLIGWLPAAISVVFVFTIRRLRSERQPNEKRVFYHFLYISIGLAVFIMIMNIVQKKVQFNHTAYASSATVICVFLFLPLLVVIREELRIWNTKKSTSVPIESPQPKPIDEPKIITEESKQITEIQKQNLATPPPESCFSNICQKPPRGDDYTILQALLSIDMFVLFVATFCGLGTSLTAVDNLGQIGESLGYPLKTVSSFVSLVSIWNYFGRIFAGFVSESLLARFKFPRPLMMTLVLLLSCVGQLLIAFPVPGSVYIASVIIGFSFGAQLPLLFAIISELFGLKYFSTLFNCGQIASPLGSYILNVKVAGMLYDMEALKQLKEKGLDRSAVKELICMGKQCYRKSFSITAIVTFVGAMVSLVLVMRTREFYKGDIYKKFREEEMKKEEMVINGGGEVTARESK, via the coding sequence ATGGTTGCACAACTACCCCCCAGATCCGACGCCGGCCACTCCTGCCGTCCACTCCAATTCCCTTTGCAGGTCATCACCGGTCGCTGGTTCACCGTCTTCGCTACATTTTTAATCATGGCTGGCGCCGGTGCTACCTATCTCTTCGGTGTCTACTCCAAACAGATCAAATCCGCACTTGGGTATGATCAAACTACTTTGAATCTGATGGGCTTTTTCAAAGATCTGGGTGCTAACGTCGGCGTGTTGTCTGGTTTAGTGGCGGAGGTTACGCCCACTTGGTTCGTTCTTCTTCTTGGCTCCGCCTTGAACTTCACCGGCTACTTCATGATTTGGCTTGCCGTCAGCGGCAGAATCGCCAAGCCCAAAGTCTGGCAAATGTGTCTCTACATTTGTGTTGGAGCTAATTCCCAGAATTTTGCTAATACCGGCGCTTTGGTTACTTGTATCCAGAATTTTCCCGAGAGTCGCGGCGCTATGATGGGTCTTTTGAAGGGTTTCACAGGGCTTAGCGGCGCTATTCTCACGGAGATTTATAGGGCCGTTTACGCCGACGATGCCACGGCGTTGATTCTACTTATTGGGTGGCTTCCGGCGGCGATTTCCGTCGTTTTTGTTTTCACCATTCGGAGGCTTAGATCAGAGAGACAACCGAATGAGAAGAGGGTTTTTTACCATTTCCTTTACATCTCAATTGGGCTAGCGGTTTTCATCATGATTATGAATATTGTTCAGAAGAAAGTTCAATTCAATCATACAGCTTATGCTTCAAGTGCTACCGTGATCTGCGtttttctgtttcttcctCTGTTAGTTGTGATCCGTGAAGAACTTCGTATCTGGAATACAAAGAAATCTACCTCAGTTCCAATCGAAAGCCCACAACCAAAACCAATCGATGAACCCAAAATCATAACAGAAGAATCAAAACAAATCACTGagatccaaaaacaaaacctaGCAACACCACCACCAGAGTCCTGTTTCTCCAACATTTGTCAAAAACCACCCAGAGGAGACGATTACACAATCCTTCAAGCACTTCTCAGCATCGATATGTTCGTTCTATTCGTCGCAACATTCTGTGGATTAGGTACAAGCTTAACCGCAGTTGACAATTTAGGACAAATCGGTGAATCACTCGGCTACCCATTAAAAACAGTAAGCTCATTCGTTTCGTTAGTAAGCATTTGGAATTACTTCGGCAGAATATTCGCCGGATTCGTTTCCGAATCCCTTCTCGCAAGATTCAAATTCCCAAGACCACTAATGATGACATTAGTTCTTCTCCTCTCTTGCGTCGGCCAACTCTTAATCGCATTCCCAGTTCCGGGTTCTGTCTACATAGCTTCAGTAATAATCGGATTCTCCTTCGGCGCACAGCTTCCACTGCTTTTCGCCATAATCTCTGAACTCTTTGGACTGAAATATTTCTCCACTTTATTCAATTGTGGGCAAATAGCAAGCCCATTGGGATCGTACATTCTGAATGTGAAGGTGGCGGGAATGTTGTACGATATGGAAGCTTTGAAGCAGTTGAAGGAAAAGGGGTTGGATAGATCGGCGGTGAAGGAATTGATATGTATGGGGAAGCAATGTTACAGgaaatcattttcaataacGGCGATTGTTACGTTTGTTGGAGCAATGGTTTCGTTGGTATTGGTGATGAGAACGAGGGAGTTTTACAAAGGGGATATTTACAAAAAGTTcagggaagaagaaatgaagaaagaggAGATGGTCATCAACGGCGGAGGAGAAGTTACTGCTCGGGAATCTAAGTGA
- the LOC101205365 gene encoding SHUGOSHIN 1: protein MAKTSSIGSKMRNKLADITNSKTMRSHLEDENSSEASQPKKSVIDQLVKENMGLMKLIMERNKIIELSEAELEKLRASIQKLQLQNWHLAQSNSRFLAEINLGRKRIKSLEHEIECKEALLRAKRLTVEGKAEMNNRNSEWQEGEKATGQPSLAIVNTDTKSGNGNIKPPGRTRSKSMSPSTSYSTVVDKQKVVNKRHCVRRHSSRFRHQVRDLEEKLFEIEDIKLIAGEKEKNSPSSPRSEEVSALQRTSIGRPLRRAAEKIRSYKESRLNIKLRRQE from the exons atGGCAAAAACATCTTCGATTGGAAGCAAAATGAGAAACAAACTTGCAGATATTACGAATTCAAAAACAATGAGATCTCACCTTGAAGATGAAAACTCTTCCGAAGCTTCGCAGCCGAAGAAAAGCGTCATAGATCAGCTAGTGAAG GAAAATATGGGTCTTATGAAACTTATCATGGAGAGGAA TAAAATAATTGAGCTGAGTGAAGCTGAGTTGGAGAAACTTAGGGCAAGCATTCAGAAACTGCAGCTTCAGAATTGGCATCTTGCTCAATCAAACAGTCGATTTTTAGCA GAAATCAATTTAGGGAGAAAGAGA ATAAAATCACTGGAGCATGAGATTGAATGCAAGGAGGCTTTGCTAAGGGCAAAGCGTTTGACTGTAGAG GGTAAAGCAGAGATGAATAATAGAAATTCTGAATGGCAG GAAGGAGAGAAGGCAACAGGGCAACCTTCACTTGCAATTGTTAATACTGACACCAAATCTGGCAATGGAAATATAAAGCCTCCTGGAAGAACTAGAAGTAAAT CTATGAGCCCTTCAACTTCATACTCAACAGTGGTTGATAAACAGAAAGTTGTGAACAAGAG GCATTGTGTAAGAAGGCACTCTAGTAGATTTAGACATCAAGTGAGGGACCTTGAAGAGaagttgtttgaaattgaagaCATAAAACTTATCGCtggtgaaaaagaaaagaactcaCCATCCTCCCCCAGATCTGAAGAAGTTTCAGCTTTGCAAAGAACTTCAATTGGAAGGCCATTACGCCGAGCAGCTGAAAAAATTAGATCTTATAAAGAATCTCGTCTCAACATTAAATTAAGAAGACAAGAATGA